The genome window AGCTCTGTTCTTCTCTTATTTTTGCTCAAGCTTTTTCTGTAATTAGTCACGAACCTATCCAGTTCCCAAAGCGTTTCAGGATCAACACTTTCAATGTCCACCTCAATCTCATCCTCTTGCTGACAAAGCCCTAGATTCCTCTTTTTAATAATCTGGACAATGGTATCTAGTTTCTCAGACGGCAAAGTCTGAAGGTTTGTGCTGAGCCTCTGCTTCTCCGCATAAGTCATATCCCTTTTGTTGGGGTCCCTGGCTTTTGGCTTCTTCGGAACTGGTGGTCGACCTGTATGACCAGAACTCACAGGTTTCAACTTGGGATTAACAGGCTTTGTCGTAGATTCTGCTCTATCTAGAGTCCTCATCTCCAATGGCAAAGGAGCAGCCGCAGgagcttgaatttttcttgaAACAGGCGGTGGCAAATTTGAATCATTCCCTATTTCATTTCTCCTATTAAGATTATACTCAGCCTCTAAAGCCGCCCATTGATCTTCAAACATTTTCAACAATTGCTCCGCCATAAGATGAGCATCCTGCTCTTTCGGGTTATACAACATTGCATTATTAAATGTAAGTCTCACCTCCTCTGCAAATTCCACAGGAGTCTTATACCAATTCTCGTTCAGCCTAGTCTTCACCGTGCCCAAATCCATCGGTTTCTTAATAATCTTATTGTAATCGTGAAGCCCAAGCGCCTTCACATCTACAGGCTTCTTAAACACCCAGCCAAACTTATGCTTAATCAACTTGTCAAGTAACGTACTACAACTCTTGAACAATGGACTCGGATTCTTACCTTTCCTGAACCAAGGCCCAACTCCACCCTCATCTATTGTCCTTCCATTGGATTTCAACTTCTTGCTACTCCCTAAAGGTGGTAACTTCTCCTTCCCAATAGGAAACTCCGAATTCCTAGAACATTGATTTGCCTTCCACGTCCTCTTCTGCTTCTCCATATACTGACCAGCTCCACCATCATCCTCCGCCCCCGAAACACTCAACCCCCGATACGGCCCCGAATCACGGAGTCCTACAGAACCCACCTCCGAATTGACCCTCATtgtagttttagttttaacaTTATCTATCACATCATCAGCTGTAAACTGTGACTGAACATACCTCTCACTAAGCTCAGCCTCCTTAGCTTCAAGATTCTTCACCAAACACCTGACTTGTTCAAGCTCACTCATCAGCTTCCACTTAATCTCTCTTAGGTCAGCCTTGGACCAAGAATCCAACTGAATCCGCACCATGTTCCCGAACTTTGAATACCCGCGTGGTCCATTGTCTGGCTCGGCATGGCCAGGAAGCGAGCCATTGTCGCTCGACGAGTCGTTCGACGCCAGCGCGCCACGGACTTGCGTCATGTTCTGGGGAGGCGACGAGTGGTGGAGGACATGATTGGGATTCTTGGAGTAGCTCTGGTTCTTTCGGGAATAAGCCTTGTTGCTCGCTTCGTCACCTACCAGTGGCCCTGAAACCATGCTATGAAACGCCCTCAAACAACCCTAAATATTAGGCTCTGCTAGAACAAGGCTTCGGGACAAAACCCTAATGAATTATTACATGCCTAGGTTTTGCTTCAAGGAATTAAATATGGCCTCAAAAACCCTAACTTTCTAATTTTACCCAAAAACCCTGAATTTTTACATTTCCTCAAAAACCCTCAGAAGTGAAATCGAAGTTTATGCTGGGATTGGGAAAAAGACTCCAACTTTGTGAAAACCAAAGGCTTTGTTTTAGGGTTGGGGGAATTGGGATGCAGCAAGGGCTATCGCCGTATTAGGTTGTATCAGCGACTGTGGAAGACAGTGGCTCTGCAAGTAGGAAATGCCAGTGTTGCCTGCCTGCGTGtcgttttcttcttctttgtgttGTAATTGTTGTCGTCtgaaattattattagtttttgGCTAAACAAGTAGGTAAACTATAATATAAATGCCTTCAATTAtaacatttcttttttgttaataGAATGCCTTCAGTTTTTTATATGAGTTTGTTTTAGGAAAGTGGTTAAGGTATTTTATTtaaggaatttgatttaggatttgtgtttgaatttgagGATATAATTTGAAGATTTAGGGCTTAAAGACGACCTAATACCCACAATTGTATGGTTTGAATATTTGGATACTTATGTTCTTCTTTataaagagaaatatataGCTTTATATGTGTTCTTTATCAAGAAATAGATACATGAAATAATTAGGAACTATCTCCTAATTAGACAGAGAAATGCAAGGATATATtaataggaaataaatatccATAATTTGCTAGGAAGTAAATCTCATTAATTGTTATATTAACTCAAGTCAAAAAATCATTGGAGATTTTGATGTAGCCTAGAATTAACAAGATTATGTTGCACCATGTAACTTGCCAATAAGTACGAGTTTTCCACATAAGGTGGCAAATattgaagcaaccaaaaattTATGCCACATGAACTTAGTCCTCATTTTCATGGTCACTTTGTCACAGCCATAGGCATCTTCAagtgaaacaaaaagaagaaaaaaaaaaaaaaaagtggacaTGGTCAAATATAGAGTTGAAAGTAAAAAGTgttatcaaaattgaaaaaaataggAAGTAAAATGCAGAGTTGACATAAGATCTCAAGGAAGGAGGTCATGTGTTGCAGTCTGCATATAGAATTATGCACAAGTTCGAGGAGATCCGGCATCAATGGCCTAAAGCATTTATAAAACACCATCTTATCAAAAAGTCTTCGTACGACTTACATTACCTAaattcatataatatttatcAACCATCCTTGATTTATGCACTTGGCGCTTAAACAAACAAGCCAAAGCTTTCTTTCAGAATCTCTAATCAGCAATGGGGTTGAAGCACCAAACTCCCAAAAGCTCTTCTTCCAACTTCTTCTCTTGTAGATATTCAACCATTTTCACCTTACTTCTACTCTTTACATCCTTTTTCCTCTTCCTTGCATCACTTAGGAACCTCCAGGAACCATTCTTCTGGGCTGATTATACCCAATTCAATGGTGATCTTAGAGATGCTAAATTCCCATGGAACAAACTTTGTTTCGGACCGACTTTCGAAAAGCTCAAGATTGCTGTCTTCTCCAAGACATGGCCTGTTGGTGCAGCCCCAGGTGGCATGGAGCGCCATGCTTCCACTTTGTACCATGCACTTGCTTCTAGGGGCCATGAGATTCATGTCTTCACTGTGCCTTCAGATAGGAGGCCTCGCTGGGACATACATGAAGGTAACCTTCATGTCTATT of Prunus dulcis chromosome 4, ALMONDv2, whole genome shotgun sequence contains these proteins:
- the LOC117625671 gene encoding transcription factor GTE4-like isoform X3, producing the protein MVSGPLVGDEASNKAYSRKNQSYSKNPNHVLHHSSPPQNMTQVRGALASNDSSSDNGSLPGHAEPDNGPRGYSKFGNMVRIQLDSWSKADLREIKWKLMSELEQVRCLVKNLEAKEAELSERYVQSQFTADDVIDNVKTKTTMRVNSEVGSVGLRDSGPYRGLSVSGAEDDGGAGQYMEKQKRTWKANQCSRNSEFPIGKEKLPPLGSSKKLKSNGRTIDEGGVGPWFRKGKNPSPLFKSCSTLLDKLIKHKFGWVFKKPVDVKALGLHDYNKIIKKPMDLGTVKTRLNENWYKTPVEFAEEVRLTFNNAMLYNPKEQDAHLMAEQLLKMFEDQWAALEAEYNLNRRNEIGNDSNLPPPVSRKIQAPAAAPLPLEMRTLDRAESTTKPVNPKLKPVSSGHTGRPPVPKKPKARDPNKRDMTYAEKQRLSTNLQTLPSEKLDTIVQIIKKRNLGLCQQEDEIEVDIESVDPETLWELDRFVTNYRKSLSKNKRRTELAPQSIAEPGHAIQDTNVATYTSVAEKEAKAVENNNNAFSPVRREEQGDNVSGSSSSGSGSGSSSSDSDNDSSSGCGSDSNR
- the LOC117625671 gene encoding transcription factor GTE4-like isoform X4, with the translated sequence MVSGPLVGDEASNKAYSRKNQSYSKNPNHVLHHSSPPQNMTQVRGALASNDSSSDNGSLPGHAEPDNGPRGYSKFGNMVRIQLDSWSKADLREIKWKLMSELEQVRCLVKNLEAKEAELSERYVQSQFTADDVIDNVKTKTTMRVNSEVGSVGLRDSGPYRGLSVSGAEDDGGAGQYMEKQKRTWKANQCSRNSEFPIGKEKLPPLGSSKKLKSNGRTIDEGGVGPWFRKGKNPSPLFKSCSTLLDKLIKHKFGWVFKKPVDVKALGLHDYNKIIKKPMDLGTVKTRLNENWYKTPVEFAEEVRLTFNNAMLYNPKEQDAHLMAEQLLKMFEDQWAALEAEYNLNRRNEIGNDSNLPPPVSRKIQAPAAAPLPLEMRTLDRAESTTKPVNPKLKPVSSGHTGRPPVPKKPKARDPNKRDMTYAEKQRLSTNLQTLPSEKLDTIVQIIKKRNLGLCQQEDEIEVDIESVDPETLWELDRFVTNYRKSLSKNKRRTELAPQSIAEPGHAIQDTNVATYTSVAEKEAKAVRREEQGDNVSGSSSSGSGSGSSSSDSDNDSSSGCGSDSNR
- the LOC117625671 gene encoding transcription factor GTE4-like isoform X2, coding for MVSGPLVGDEASNKAYSRKNQSYSKNPNHVLHHSSPPQNMTQVRGALASNDSSSDNGSLPGHAEPDNGPRGYSKFGNMVRIQLDSWSKADLREIKWKLMSELEQVRCLVKNLEAKEAELSERYVQSQFTADDVIDNVKTKTTMRVNSEVGSVGLRDSGPYRGLSVSGAEDDGGAGQYMEKQKRTWKANQCSRNSEFPIGKEKLPPLGSSKKLKSNGRTIDEGGVGPWFRKGKNPSPLFKSCSTLLDKLIKHKFGWVFKKPVDVKALGLHDYNKIIKKPMDLGTVKTRLNENWYKTPVEFAEEVRLTFNNAMLYNPKEQDAHLMAEQLLKMFEDQWAALEAEYNLNRRNEIGNDSNLPPPVSRKIQAPAAAPLPLEMRTLDRAESTTKPVNPKLKPVSSGHTGRPPVPKKPKARDPNKRDMTYAEKQRLSTNLQTLPSEKLDTIVQIIKKRNLGLCQQEDEIEVDIESVDPETLWELDRFVTNYRKSLSKNKRRTELAPQSIAEPGHAIQDTNVATYTSVAEKEAKAAVENNNNAFSPVRREEQGDNVSGSSSSGSGSGSSSSDSDNDSSSGCGSDSNR
- the LOC117625671 gene encoding transcription factor GTE4-like isoform X1 codes for the protein MVSGPLVGDEASNKAYSRKNQSYSKNPNHVLHHSSPPQNMTQVRGALASNDSSSDNGSLPGHAEPDNGPRGYSKFGNMVRIQLDSWSKADLREIKWKLMSELEQVRCLVKNLEAKEAELSERYVQSQFTADDVIDNVKTKTTMRVNSEVGSVGLRDSGPYRGLSVSGAEDDGGAGQYMEKQKRTWKANQCSRNSEFPIGKEKLPPLGSSKKLKSNGRTIDEGGVGPWFRKGKNPSPLFKSCSTLLDKLIKHKFGWVFKKPVDVKALGLHDYNKIIKKPMDLGTVKTRLNENWYKTPVEFAEEVRLTFNNAMLYNPKEQDAHLMAEQLLKMFEDQWAALEAEYNLNRRNEIGNDSNLPPPVSRKIQAPAAAPLPLEMRTLDRAESTTKPVNPKLKPVSSGHTGRPPVPKKPKARDPNKRDMTYAEKQRLSTNLQTLPSEKLDTIVQIIKKRNLGLCQQEDEIEVDIESVDPETLWELDRFVTNYRKSLSKNKRRTELAPQSIAEPGHAIQDTNVATYTSVAEKEAKAGISLTRKHSGTSIEVTVGSDDSLVISTVSVKPVSYLAVENNNNAFSPVRREEQGDNVSGSSSSGSGSGSSSSDSDNDSSSGCGSDSNR